The Leadbettera azotonutricia ZAS-9 genome has a window encoding:
- a CDS encoding flavodoxin family protein: MKTAVIYYSFEGNSTAVASLLAERFKADIFPVELKDAKKRKGFAKYAWGGSMVFMHRTPPVKPLAINIDAYDLIILGCPVWAASPAPPLVSFLKGTKITGKKVALYCCHAGGKGGAMEKLKALIPGNTIAGEIDFHNPGSIDKNTLSAQLDEWIKTIKL; this comes from the coding sequence ATGAAAACGGCGGTTATTTATTATTCTTTTGAGGGCAACAGCACGGCGGTTGCATCGCTTCTTGCGGAAAGATTCAAGGCGGATATTTTTCCTGTGGAATTAAAAGATGCAAAAAAGAGGAAAGGTTTTGCCAAATATGCCTGGGGCGGCAGCATGGTGTTTATGCACAGGACCCCTCCAGTTAAGCCGCTGGCCATCAATATAGACGCTTATGATTTGATCATCCTGGGCTGCCCCGTATGGGCTGCCTCCCCTGCGCCTCCCCTGGTTTCCTTTTTAAAGGGAACTAAAATAACGGGCAAAAAAGTTGCCCTCTATTGCTGCCATGCAGGAGGCAAAGGCGGAGCTATGGAAAAACTCAAGGCCCTGATCCCGGGAAACACCATTGCCGGTGAAATTGATTTTCATAATCCCGGCAGTATTGATAAAAACACATTAAGCGCCCAGCTTGATGAATGGATTAAAACCATTA
- a CDS encoding ABC transporter ATP-binding protein translates to MHQKINFDKPLLKIFAGYYKPHWKLFAADMFCAALISGTDLAFPMMTKFTIEKLLPTGRYQFFFFLISLMVALYLLRMGFTYFVTYWGHTVGAYIEADMRRDLFNHLQELPFSFYDNNRTGQIMSRVTTDLFEVTELAHHGPEDLFISFLTLIGSFILVFTIRWEMAAVLLVMVPLMIVITIVSRGTMRLASRKVKERTAEINASLESSISGARVAKAFTNESYETGKFKGGNENFKNAKKNYYKTMAGFHSKVEFMTNLLTVTVIAAGGFLIMGDKMTLAELITCNLFVAAFLQPIRRLQNFVEQFTTGMAGFGRFAEIMRIMPDIQDRPNAFTLDQVKGNIGYEDVTFAYTQDAAASERYVLRNINLNVPAGTTLALVGPSGGGKTTLCHLLPRFYETSKGSITIDGHDIRDVTLESLRRNIGIVQQEVFLFAGTIKENIAYGRINATDEEIMEAAKQSEIHDDIMEMPQGYDTLVGERGIKLSGGQKQRVSIARIFLKNPPILILDEATSALDSATELKIQKALEELSRGRTTMVIAHRLSTIRNAGRIVVIDDEGIRQQGTHSELLESGGLYAELHAAQFNASTHQPGEA, encoded by the coding sequence ATGCATCAAAAAATCAACTTCGACAAACCCCTATTGAAAATTTTCGCAGGATATTACAAGCCCCATTGGAAGCTGTTCGCAGCCGACATGTTCTGCGCCGCCCTTATCTCGGGTACAGATCTTGCCTTCCCCATGATGACTAAATTTACCATAGAGAAGCTCCTCCCAACAGGACGTTACCAATTCTTTTTTTTCCTTATAAGTCTTATGGTTGCGCTTTACCTCCTCAGGATGGGCTTTACCTATTTTGTGACTTATTGGGGGCATACCGTAGGGGCTTATATCGAGGCTGACATGAGGCGGGATCTTTTTAACCATCTTCAGGAGCTGCCCTTTTCTTTTTACGACAACAACCGCACAGGGCAGATTATGTCCCGGGTGACCACGGATCTTTTCGAAGTAACAGAACTTGCCCACCACGGACCCGAGGATCTGTTCATTTCCTTCCTTACCTTAATCGGCTCTTTCATCCTGGTCTTTACCATACGCTGGGAGATGGCAGCAGTCCTTTTAGTGATGGTTCCCCTGATGATCGTCATTACCATCGTTTCGCGGGGTACCATGAGGCTGGCTTCCCGGAAAGTAAAGGAGCGGACTGCGGAGATAAACGCTTCCCTTGAATCAAGCATCTCAGGCGCCAGGGTTGCCAAGGCCTTTACCAACGAATCCTACGAGACCGGAAAGTTCAAAGGGGGCAACGAAAATTTCAAAAATGCCAAAAAGAATTATTACAAGACCATGGCGGGTTTCCACAGCAAAGTCGAGTTTATGACCAACCTGCTTACAGTAACAGTCATAGCGGCTGGAGGCTTCCTTATTATGGGAGACAAGATGACCCTTGCAGAACTCATCACCTGCAATCTTTTTGTTGCCGCCTTTCTCCAGCCCATAAGGCGGCTTCAGAATTTTGTGGAACAGTTCACCACCGGTATGGCGGGCTTCGGCCGTTTTGCGGAAATCATGCGGATAATGCCCGATATACAGGACAGGCCCAATGCCTTCACCCTGGATCAAGTTAAAGGAAATATCGGGTATGAGGATGTCACCTTTGCCTATACTCAGGACGCTGCTGCCAGCGAACGCTATGTGCTTAGGAACATCAACCTGAATGTTCCCGCAGGAACAACCCTTGCCCTGGTGGGCCCCTCGGGCGGAGGCAAGACCACCCTTTGCCATCTCCTGCCTAGGTTTTACGAAACTTCAAAAGGCAGCATTACCATTGATGGCCACGACATCAGGGATGTGACCCTTGAATCATTGCGCCGCAATATAGGCATAGTCCAGCAGGAAGTTTTTCTCTTTGCAGGAACCATTAAAGAAAATATTGCCTATGGCAGAATTAACGCGACAGATGAAGAAATCATGGAAGCTGCAAAACAATCCGAGATCCACGATGATATTATGGAAATGCCCCAGGGCTATGATACGCTTGTGGGCGAACGGGGAATAAAACTTTCGGGAGGGCAGAAGCAGCGGGTTTCCATTGCCCGCATCTTCCTAAAAAACCCGCCCATACTCATACTCGACGAGGCCACAAGCGCCCTTGACTCCGCAACGGAATTGAAAATACAGAAAGCCCTGGAAGAACTTTCCCGGGGCCGCACCACCATGGTAATAGCCCACAGACTTTCGACCATAAGGAACGCCGGCCGCATCGTGGTCATAGACGACGAAGGCATACGCCAGCAGGGAACCCACAGCGAGCTTCTCGAAAGCGGCGGGCTCTATGCTGAATTACACGCGGCCCAGTTTAACGCATCCACTCATCAGCCAGGAGAAGCATGA
- a CDS encoding ABC transporter substrate-binding protein, translated as MKSAKTMTILLLGLILAASPLFAAGGQQGGAAPAPASGGSTAAVSVNEDGTVNNPEDVKVDPNKLVFWSLFSGGDGAWMDKIIADYNQTGPSKQVQSVMLVWADYYIKFGTAVAARKGPDIGVSHVSRLPELVEQGMVVPVDAYAQKAGVNWNDFAPAMVEGVTFNGKKYAIPLDTHAEIMYVNTDILTAAGVALTNGQIRVNNAAEFKAVLDKVKSTLKAGQTVISLPQSGDEPYRIWWATYFQMGGTPLVNAAGTQVTLNRDIAIRAAEYVKSFFTDGYVLPGISDGGQMFQNGLSAITWNGTWMTGVFSETSGLHFAAQPYPRVFGTNDACWADAHVFVIPTKQARNEANTQAAVDFTAWAVTKGGPTWAGSGQIPSNIPVQSSPAFTALPYRADYARAATTAVLPSKNVHFGAFKDSMITNLDLVWGGQATPAVAIQNITDAITQAIRN; from the coding sequence ATGAAAAGTGCAAAGACAATGACGATTCTGCTGTTGGGATTAATCCTTGCAGCAAGCCCGCTTTTTGCCGCAGGCGGTCAGCAGGGTGGAGCCGCTCCTGCACCCGCAAGCGGGGGCAGTACAGCTGCGGTTAGCGTAAATGAGGACGGGACCGTAAATAACCCTGAAGACGTAAAGGTCGATCCCAACAAACTGGTATTCTGGTCTCTCTTCTCGGGCGGCGATGGCGCCTGGATGGATAAGATTATCGCTGACTACAACCAGACCGGGCCTTCAAAGCAGGTACAGTCGGTCATGCTCGTTTGGGCGGACTACTATATCAAATTTGGGACTGCGGTAGCTGCAAGGAAAGGTCCGGATATCGGCGTTTCCCATGTCTCCCGGCTGCCCGAACTGGTAGAACAGGGAATGGTCGTTCCTGTCGATGCCTATGCCCAGAAAGCGGGGGTTAATTGGAATGATTTTGCCCCTGCCATGGTAGAAGGGGTTACTTTTAACGGCAAAAAATATGCCATCCCCCTGGACACCCATGCGGAGATTATGTATGTCAATACGGATATCCTGACCGCTGCCGGGGTTGCTTTAACCAACGGCCAGATTCGGGTGAATAATGCCGCAGAGTTTAAGGCTGTTCTGGATAAAGTAAAGTCTACCCTGAAAGCCGGACAGACCGTAATATCCTTGCCCCAGAGCGGAGATGAGCCCTATCGTATTTGGTGGGCTACTTATTTCCAGATGGGCGGAACTCCCCTGGTAAATGCTGCAGGTACCCAGGTGACCTTGAATCGGGATATTGCTATCCGGGCTGCCGAATATGTTAAGAGCTTCTTCACCGATGGTTATGTCCTTCCGGGCATTTCTGACGGCGGCCAGATGTTCCAGAATGGCCTTTCGGCTATAACCTGGAACGGGACCTGGATGACTGGTGTGTTCAGTGAGACATCGGGTCTCCATTTTGCCGCCCAGCCCTATCCCCGGGTTTTCGGCACCAATGACGCCTGTTGGGCTGATGCCCATGTTTTCGTAATTCCCACCAAACAGGCCCGGAACGAAGCGAATACCCAAGCGGCAGTGGATTTTACCGCCTGGGCAGTTACCAAGGGCGGGCCTACCTGGGCCGGCTCAGGCCAGATTCCCTCGAATATTCCTGTCCAGTCGAGTCCGGCTTTCACCGCGCTTCCCTATAGGGCAGATTATGCCAGGGCTGCAACCACTGCAGTACTTCCTTCCAAGAACGTCCATTTCGGCGCATTCAAAGATTCCATGATAACGAATCTTGATCTTGTGTGGGGCGGTCAGGCTACTCCTGCTGTGGCGATTCAGAATATCACCGATGCAATTACCCAGGCTATCAGGAACTAA
- a CDS encoding glycoside hydrolase family 2 protein, with product MQCYQPNYPRPQFVRDSNSWENLNGPWDFAFDDKNEGTAAGWFSAFPSGKKITVPFTYETSAGGIGDEAPHNTVWYRKALTIEKAKLGDKRIVLHFEGCDYIASVWVNGGFAGGHKGGYARFSLDITNLSKNGENIITVKAEDSFSLFQPRGKQRWRNENFGCWYVQTTGIWKTVWLEYVSDDHIASVKMTPVLSSGKIEIEAEVRASVSEAYELEASISFKGIPVTSVTVPVTKDRLCFNADLVSTSLTEWGIRTWGPGHPDLYDISFKLLKNGKAIDEALSYFGMREIRIDGPNVLLNGSPLYQRLILDQGYWKESHLTPPSEEALIADIDKVMAAGYNGVRKHQKIEDEKFLYWADVKGLLVWSEMAATYEFGDEAVTNFTREWMEIVRQNYNHPSIITWTPFNESWGVPQIKTDITQQRFTEAIYYLTKSYDPYRPVICNDGWEHTISDIITLHDYEEKGEDFLDRYGDKLDDIFDNMIYHNKFKSAFAGNYKYKGQPVILSEFGGIAFNNGESGWGYGNKVKSKDDYIKRFDSITTAIKEIDYICGFCYTQVTDVQQEINGIMDMDRNFKVEPEILKEINERQTGSIHRIVKDTR from the coding sequence ATGCAATGCTACCAGCCCAATTATCCGCGTCCTCAATTCGTCCGGGATTCGAATTCCTGGGAAAACCTGAACGGCCCCTGGGATTTCGCTTTTGATGACAAGAATGAAGGAACTGCCGCAGGGTGGTTCAGCGCCTTCCCCTCGGGGAAAAAAATCACCGTCCCCTTTACCTACGAGACAAGCGCCGGCGGCATTGGCGACGAAGCGCCCCATAATACGGTCTGGTACCGCAAGGCGCTTACTATAGAAAAAGCCAAGCTCGGGGATAAACGCATAGTCCTCCATTTTGAAGGCTGCGATTATATCGCCAGTGTTTGGGTCAACGGCGGATTCGCAGGAGGCCACAAGGGCGGCTATGCCCGCTTCTCCCTGGATATTACCAATCTTTCCAAAAACGGGGAGAACATCATCACGGTCAAGGCAGAAGATTCGTTCAGCCTTTTCCAGCCCAGGGGCAAGCAGCGCTGGCGGAATGAAAACTTCGGCTGTTGGTATGTGCAGACTACGGGGATATGGAAAACCGTTTGGCTTGAATATGTAAGCGATGATCACATCGCATCGGTAAAAATGACGCCTGTGCTCAGTTCGGGAAAAATAGAGATAGAAGCAGAAGTGCGCGCATCCGTCAGCGAAGCTTATGAACTTGAAGCTTCCATCAGTTTTAAAGGAATCCCTGTAACAAGCGTTACTGTTCCGGTGACCAAAGATCGCCTTTGCTTTAATGCCGATTTGGTTTCCACTTCCCTCACCGAATGGGGCATTCGCACATGGGGCCCCGGACATCCTGACCTCTACGATATCAGTTTTAAACTTTTAAAGAACGGCAAGGCGATTGACGAGGCCCTCTCCTATTTCGGCATGAGGGAGATACGCATAGACGGCCCCAACGTGCTCCTCAACGGTTCGCCCCTTTACCAGCGTCTCATCCTGGATCAGGGTTATTGGAAAGAAAGCCACCTCACGCCGCCCTCTGAAGAAGCCCTCATTGCGGACATAGACAAGGTTATGGCCGCGGGTTACAACGGCGTCAGGAAGCATCAAAAAATCGAGGATGAAAAATTCCTCTACTGGGCCGACGTAAAAGGTCTCCTTGTCTGGAGCGAAATGGCTGCCACCTACGAATTCGGCGATGAAGCAGTAACGAATTTTACCCGTGAATGGATGGAGATTGTGCGGCAGAATTACAATCATCCTTCGATAATTACCTGGACGCCCTTCAACGAATCATGGGGGGTTCCGCAGATTAAAACCGATATTACCCAGCAGCGTTTTACCGAGGCCATTTATTACCTCACCAAATCCTATGATCCATACCGCCCGGTTATCTGCAATGACGGCTGGGAGCATACCATCTCCGATATTATCACCCTGCATGATTATGAAGAAAAAGGAGAGGATTTCCTTGACCGTTACGGGGATAAGCTTGACGACATATTTGACAATATGATCTACCACAACAAATTCAAATCTGCCTTTGCGGGAAATTATAAATATAAAGGCCAGCCTGTCATCTTAAGCGAATTCGGCGGCATAGCTTTTAACAATGGAGAATCGGGCTGGGGTTATGGCAACAAGGTTAAATCCAAGGATGATTACATTAAACGTTTCGATTCCATTACTACTGCCATTAAAGAAATTGATTACATCTGCGGTTTCTGCTATACCCAGGTTACCGATGTCCAGCAGGAGATCAACGGCATCATGGACATGGATCGCAATTTTAAAGTGGAGCCGGAAATTCTTAAAGAGATCAATGAACGGCAAACAGGAAGCATACACCGTATTGTAAAGGATACCCGTTGA
- a CDS encoding glutaminase domain-containing protein: MKTRVPSVPLITCDPYFSVWSPADKLYDADTVHWTGRKQNMKGIASVDGKNYRFLGYSSDPVLDQKDFFITATSSQYRFEGAGIILEIAFLTPLLLDDIDLLSRPLSYISAKVRSADGKPHEVELNFSFDSTFCKMGDDAVPLVSGIHNLSNSFAAWMGQRKQAPLSHSGDDVSIDWGYLYLAIPEGQGRVFISGAGEALTAKLKFSVLSGGEPRSASSAAGSGAQEGFFAAAYDDTASINYFGETRRGYWARDGKTILSVIEEGIENYPSIKNRCAQFDAELNKKALASGGPDYQLITNLAYRQSIAAHKLIADEKGEALFISKECFSNGCAATVDISYPSTPLYLLYNPELVKGMLRPILHFSGLSVWIYDFAPHDAGRYPYVTGQVYGLKNLDMKNTEVYPHFYAFPANSDAYDPRYQMPVEECGNMIIMMAAVAKAEGNADFSKPYLALLEKWAVYLETYGTDPGEQLCTDDFAGHLAHNCNLAAKAIMGLEAFGLILDMVGDKAKAARYHDKAKTFAHEWTANTARGDHSALVFDKQDGWALKYNLVWDKLFGTKLFDDSLFAKEVQWYIKTQNKYGVPLDSRREYTKSDWILWTAAFTKDVKEREALIAPIAAFLHETPDRVPFSDWYDTISAKHYYFQNRTVQGGLFMLLLADEWMR, translated from the coding sequence ATGAAAACGAGAGTTCCCAGTGTTCCCTTAATCACATGCGATCCGTATTTTTCTGTATGGTCCCCGGCAGACAAGCTTTATGATGCTGATACAGTCCATTGGACCGGAAGAAAGCAAAATATGAAGGGTATTGCTTCTGTAGACGGAAAGAATTACCGCTTCCTCGGCTATAGTTCTGATCCTGTTTTGGATCAAAAAGATTTCTTTATTACTGCCACTTCTTCCCAATACCGTTTTGAAGGCGCGGGGATAATCCTGGAAATTGCATTTTTGACCCCCCTTCTGCTGGATGATATTGATCTGCTTTCACGGCCCTTGTCTTATATCAGTGCTAAAGTGCGGTCTGCCGATGGTAAGCCACATGAAGTTGAGCTCAATTTTTCTTTTGACAGTACTTTCTGTAAAATGGGAGATGATGCAGTTCCCCTTGTGAGCGGCATTCACAATTTAAGCAATTCTTTTGCCGCATGGATGGGTCAGCGAAAGCAGGCGCCTTTGAGCCATTCAGGCGATGATGTGAGCATTGACTGGGGTTACCTTTACCTTGCAATTCCCGAAGGGCAGGGCAGGGTTTTTATTTCAGGTGCAGGTGAAGCTCTGACTGCAAAATTGAAATTTTCTGTCTTGTCCGGAGGGGAACCTCGCTCTGCGAGCTCGGCGGCAGGTTCCGGCGCCCAGGAAGGTTTTTTTGCCGCCGCCTATGACGATACAGCCTCCATTAATTATTTCGGGGAAACCCGACGAGGTTATTGGGCCAGGGATGGCAAAACAATACTGAGTGTTATCGAAGAAGGAATTGAAAATTATCCATCAATTAAAAACCGCTGCGCCCAATTTGACGCTGAATTAAATAAAAAGGCTCTTGCTTCAGGCGGCCCTGATTACCAGCTTATAACGAACCTTGCTTATCGGCAAAGTATCGCTGCCCATAAACTCATAGCCGATGAAAAGGGGGAGGCGCTATTTATATCCAAAGAATGTTTTTCCAATGGCTGCGCCGCCACCGTGGATATAAGTTATCCTTCAACGCCGCTCTATCTTCTCTACAATCCTGAACTGGTTAAGGGTATGTTAAGACCCATATTGCATTTTTCCGGGCTTTCTGTTTGGATTTATGATTTTGCTCCCCATGATGCGGGACGTTATCCGTATGTAACCGGACAGGTCTATGGGTTAAAGAATTTGGACATGAAGAATACCGAAGTATATCCCCATTTTTATGCCTTCCCTGCAAATAGTGACGCCTATGATCCTCGTTATCAAATGCCGGTGGAAGAATGCGGAAACATGATCATTATGATGGCGGCAGTTGCAAAGGCTGAAGGCAACGCTGATTTTTCAAAGCCCTATCTCGCCCTTCTTGAAAAATGGGCGGTTTATCTTGAGACATACGGCACTGACCCCGGTGAGCAGCTTTGTACCGATGACTTTGCAGGTCATCTGGCCCATAACTGCAATCTGGCGGCCAAGGCAATCATGGGTCTTGAAGCTTTCGGTCTTATTCTTGATATGGTCGGTGACAAAGCCAAGGCTGCCAGATACCACGACAAGGCAAAGACCTTTGCCCATGAATGGACTGCCAATACTGCCAGGGGCGATCACAGCGCGTTAGTGTTTGACAAGCAGGATGGCTGGGCACTGAAATACAATTTGGTATGGGATAAACTTTTTGGCACCAAATTATTTGACGACAGTCTCTTTGCGAAAGAAGTACAGTGGTATATCAAGACGCAGAATAAATACGGCGTTCCCCTGGATTCACGGAGGGAATACACCAAGTCTGACTGGATACTTTGGACCGCGGCATTTACCAAAGATGTTAAAGAAAGGGAAGCCCTGATAGCGCCCATTGCAGCATTCCTGCACGAAACTCCCGATAGGGTTCCTTTCTCCGACTGGTATGATACCATCAGCGCCAAGCACTACTATTTCCAGAACCGTACTGTGCAGGGCGGTCTCTTCATGCTTCTCCTGGCTGATGAGTGGATGCGTTAA
- the hydF gene encoding [FeFe] hydrogenase H-cluster maturation GTPase HydF, translating into MKCQKDSMGLNDTPSGNRVHIGFFGRRNAGKSSLLNAITGQDLAVVSEVKGTTTDPVSKAMELLPLGPVLVIDTPGIDDEGELGAKRVLKAKQVLNKTDVAVLVVDAVLGRDKADNDLLDIFKYKNVTYIIAYNKCDELPGGSLNSAAVEANEIYVSAKTGHNIEALKDLIASLVHTEDMKLQLVGDLIKPGDFVVLVTPIDKAAPKGRLILPQQQTIRDVLETDAIAVVVKEFELKETLEHLGKKPSLVITDSQVFAKASADTPLDIPLTSFSIIFARYKGFLAPAVRGVKHLDHIGEGSRILICEGCTHHKQCDDIGTVKLPRWIKQYTGVNPEFVFTSGGDYPEDLSSFEMVIHCGACMLNEREMRYRQECAADQGVPFTNYGISIAFMQGILRRSLEVFPHILAELEVL; encoded by the coding sequence TTGAAGTGCCAAAAGGATTCCATGGGACTGAACGATACCCCTTCGGGGAACAGGGTGCATATAGGCTTTTTCGGCAGGCGCAACGCGGGGAAGTCGAGCCTTCTCAATGCAATCACAGGCCAGGATCTGGCGGTGGTTTCCGAAGTTAAGGGCACCACCACAGATCCTGTTTCCAAGGCCATGGAGCTTCTCCCCCTGGGGCCGGTGCTGGTTATTGATACCCCCGGCATCGACGATGAAGGGGAGCTTGGCGCCAAGCGGGTTCTCAAGGCAAAACAGGTTCTCAACAAGACCGATGTCGCTGTTCTCGTGGTTGATGCAGTGCTGGGCAGGGATAAGGCTGACAATGATCTATTAGATATTTTTAAATATAAAAATGTGACTTACATTATTGCTTACAATAAGTGCGATGAGCTTCCCGGAGGTTCATTGAATTCCGCCGCAGTTGAGGCAAATGAAATTTATGTCAGTGCAAAGACAGGGCATAATATAGAAGCATTGAAAGATCTCATCGCAAGCCTTGTGCATACCGAAGACATGAAGCTTCAGCTTGTGGGGGATTTGATAAAGCCCGGCGACTTTGTGGTATTGGTAACTCCTATCGATAAGGCTGCCCCCAAGGGGCGGCTCATACTCCCCCAGCAACAAACCATCAGGGATGTGCTTGAAACTGACGCAATTGCGGTGGTGGTCAAAGAATTTGAGCTTAAGGAAACTCTGGAGCATTTGGGAAAGAAGCCAAGCCTGGTGATTACAGACAGCCAGGTTTTTGCCAAGGCGAGCGCCGATACGCCTCTTGATATTCCCCTCACTTCTTTTTCGATAATTTTTGCCAGGTACAAGGGCTTCCTGGCTCCTGCTGTTCGGGGTGTCAAACACCTTGACCATATAGGGGAGGGAAGCCGTATTCTGATATGCGAGGGTTGCACCCATCACAAACAGTGCGACGATATAGGAACGGTGAAACTCCCCCGTTGGATAAAGCAATATACGGGGGTGAATCCCGAATTTGTGTTTACATCGGGGGGTGATTATCCGGAGGATCTGTCCTCTTTTGAGATGGTCATACACTGCGGCGCCTGTATGCTCAACGAAAGGGAAATGCGTTACAGACAGGAATGTGCTGCAGACCAGGGCGTTCCCTTTACCAATTATGGAATCAGTATTGCGTTTATGCAGGGCATACTCAGGCGCAGCCTTGAAGTATTTCCCCATATACTTGCTGAATTGGAGGTTTTATGA
- a CDS encoding carbohydrate ABC transporter permease → MEKKRDKHIGKKTLTAFLFIFPFLLLYTLFIIWPVIQGIYVSLHKWGLMGKIRFLGISNYTRFLTDKFFWEALWHTTWFVIISVPALIVTSLVLALLANRASGCKKLLRVCYYIPTVISVSVVSLIVTKIFAPYMGFLSTMLHSFNILKPDQEITWLMSPPLIWFVVTLTTVWWTIGFSMMLYISALQDIPTQVYEAAELDGAGSGGQLFKITLPLLAPTTYLVLLLQIIASFKIFGQIYLISRGGPGSMTRPLIQYVYEAAFRQNDLSYGAAMSYALFLILVILSFIQIKYQNVKEKAS, encoded by the coding sequence ATGGAGAAGAAACGAGACAAGCATATTGGAAAAAAGACCCTCACCGCTTTTTTGTTTATTTTCCCTTTCCTGCTTTTGTATACGCTTTTTATTATCTGGCCGGTAATCCAGGGGATCTATGTGAGCCTCCATAAATGGGGCCTCATGGGGAAGATCCGTTTTTTGGGCATCAGCAATTATACCCGGTTTCTTACGGATAAATTCTTTTGGGAAGCCCTCTGGCATACGACCTGGTTTGTAATTATTTCTGTTCCCGCCCTCATCGTTACATCATTGGTTCTGGCATTATTGGCAAACCGGGCAAGCGGCTGCAAGAAACTCCTGAGAGTTTGCTATTACATCCCCACTGTAATTTCCGTATCTGTAGTTTCATTAATCGTGACAAAAATATTTGCCCCCTATATGGGGTTTTTGAGTACCATGCTCCATTCATTTAATATATTGAAGCCTGATCAGGAAATTACCTGGCTGATGAGCCCTCCGCTTATCTGGTTTGTTGTTACCCTGACTACCGTTTGGTGGACTATTGGTTTTTCCATGATGCTTTATATATCGGCCCTTCAGGATATACCCACCCAGGTATATGAAGCGGCGGAATTGGACGGTGCAGGCAGCGGCGGTCAGCTTTTTAAAATAACGCTGCCTCTTTTAGCGCCTACTACGTATCTGGTTCTTCTTCTGCAGATCATTGCGTCCTTTAAAATATTCGGGCAGATTTACCTTATTTCCCGGGGAGGGCCTGGCAGCATGACCCGGCCGCTGATTCAATATGTTTATGAAGCTGCCTTCCGTCAAAATGATTTGAGCTATGGCGCCGCCATGTCTTATGCTCTCTTTCTGATTTTGGTGATACTTTCATTTATTCAGATTAAGTATCAAAATGTAAAGGAGAAAGCATCATGA
- a CDS encoding carbohydrate ABC transporter permease → MSNVRRHNPGSVLLTILSLIFAFIFIFPLLWSLFVSLKAEGTPMRTVFDWFKPPYTLASYPTILLNSKVPIWFYNSILIAIIATIATILISSLAAYPLAKMEFIGKKKIYFYFLLGLMVPTEATIVPLFITVNGLNLIDSYPGMILPSIAGSMNLIIMVTFFKGIPHELIEVAQLDGARNISIFTRIILPLSRTVLVTVSIFAFMGSWNNYLWPLLCAMGERMFTLPVGLPTLSNTYSVDYVIPSTATMVASIPAIIVFLIFEKQITQGIAMSGIKG, encoded by the coding sequence ATGAGCAATGTACGCAGGCATAACCCAGGCAGTGTCTTATTAACGATCCTTTCATTGATCTTTGCCTTTATTTTTATTTTCCCCCTTTTGTGGTCTCTTTTTGTTTCATTGAAAGCCGAGGGAACCCCCATGCGGACTGTCTTTGACTGGTTTAAGCCCCCTTATACACTGGCCAGTTATCCTACCATACTGCTTAACAGCAAAGTTCCGATTTGGTTTTATAACAGCATACTCATTGCAATTATCGCTACCATAGCGACGATCCTTATTTCTTCTCTTGCAGCGTATCCCCTGGCGAAGATGGAATTTATCGGGAAGAAAAAAATCTATTTTTATTTCCTCCTGGGGCTCATGGTACCCACAGAGGCGACCATAGTCCCTCTCTTTATTACAGTGAATGGACTTAACCTAATCGACAGTTATCCGGGAATGATACTCCCCTCCATTGCGGGGTCTATGAATCTGATAATCATGGTTACTTTTTTTAAGGGAATTCCCCATGAATTGATCGAGGTAGCCCAGCTTGACGGTGCGCGGAATATTTCCATTTTTACGCGGATCATACTTCCTCTCTCAAGAACTGTGCTGGTGACGGTAAGCATCTTTGCTTTTATGGGAAGCTGGAATAATTATCTTTGGCCCCTGCTTTGCGCCATGGGAGAACGGATGTTTACCTTGCCAGTGGGACTTCCAACCCTGTCGAATACCTACTCGGTGGATTATGTTATTCCATCTACTGCTACAATGGTTGCCTCAATTCCGGCAATTATTGTATTCCTGATTTTTGAAAAGCAGATTACCCAGGGTATCGCTATGTCGGGTATTAAAGGATAA